A DNA window from Labrus mixtus chromosome 4, fLabMix1.1, whole genome shotgun sequence contains the following coding sequences:
- the ftsj1 gene encoding putative tRNA (cytidine(32)/guanosine(34)-2'-O)-methyltransferase yields the protein MGRSSKDKRDIYYRLAKEEGWRARSAFKLLQLDEEFNLFSGVNRAVDLCAAPGSWSQVLSRKLRGGEEKGVKGEGDEEVKIVAVDLQAMAPLPGVTQIQGDITKVSTAQEIIRHFEGQPADLVVCDGAPDVTGLHDVDEYIQAQLLLAALNITTHVLKPGGTFVAKIFRGKDVTLLYSQLKIFFSGVTCAKPRSSRNSSIEAFVVCQNYSPPEGYVPNMSNPLLDHCYDVDFNQLEGPNRVIVPFLACGDLSAFDSDRTYPLQLEAGKQYQYTPPTQPPIRPPYQQACHLRKNNLLSREDAPSGFPNQSQDETEQQTEST from the exons ATGGGTCGCTCCTCCAAAGACAAGCGGGATATTTACTATCGTCTGGCCAAAGAGGAGGGCTGGAGGGCACGGAGCGCCTTCAAGCTACTGCAGCTTGACGAAGAGTTCAACCTGTTCTCAG GTGTGAACAGAGCGGTGGATCTGTGTGCAGCACCTGGCAGTTGGAGTCAGGTCCTCAGTCGGAAACTCAG agggggggaggagaaggGTGTGAAGGGTGAGGGAGACGAGGAGGTGAAGATCGTGGCAGTGGACCTGCAGGCCATGGCTCCTCTGCCAGGAGTCACTCAGATTCAGGGAGACATCACCAAG GTGTCGACAGCTCAGGAGATCATCCGTCACTTTGAGGGTCAGCCGGCCGACCTGGTGGTGTGTGACGGAGCTCCGGATG TTACCGGTCTACACGATGTGGATGAGTACATCCAGGCTCAGCTCCTATTGGCT GCTCTGAACATCACAACACACGTCCTGAAACCTGGAGGCACGTTTGTGGCTAAA ATCTTCAGAGGAAAAGACGTGACTCTGCTGTACTCCCAGCTGAAGATCTTCTTCAGTGGTGTGACCTGCGCCAAGCCTCGCAGCAGCAGGAACTCCAGCATCG AGGCCTTCGTGGTGTGTCAGAATTACTCTCCTCCTGAAGGTTACGTCCCCAACATGTCCAACCCTCTGCTCGACCATTGCTACG ATGTGGATTTTAACCAGTTAGAGGGGCCAAACCGTGTCATCGTTCCCTTCCTGGCGTGTGGCGACCTCAGCGCCTTTGACTCGGACAGAACCTACCCTCTACAG ctGGAAGCCGGTAAACAGTATCAGTACACCCCACCCACCCAGCCGCCCATACGACCCCCCTACCAACAGGCCTGCCACCTCCGCAAAAACAACCTGCTTTCCAGAGAGGATGCTCCGTCTGGCTTTCCCAATCAGAGTCAAGATGAGACAGAGCAACAAACTGAGTCCACCTGA